DNA sequence from the Streptomyces sp. MST-110588 genome:
CTGGTTCGGGTCGGTGGCGATCGTCCCCCTGGCCACCGCGCTGGCCGGCCCCGTACAGGACCTGATCGGGAGGCGGACGGCACTGTGGGGCTGCTCCGCACTGGTGGTGGTGCTGACGGCGGGTGTGCTGTGCGTCGGGGACGTCCGCCGGCTGACGCGCCGTACGGATCCGGTTCCGCGGCCGGGCCCGGAGTCCGGGTCGGGGCCGGTTCCGGAGGCGGACGAGGCACCGGGCAGGGTGCCCGTACCCACACCCGCCTCCGCGTCCGAGCCCCCGTCCCCGTCTCCGCCCCTGTCCGAGCCCGCGTCCCCGTCCCCGCCCTCCGCCTGATCTCAGCCGATGCTGAAGGCGCCGTCCGGAGGTTCCGGCGACGGTATGGCATCCGCGTCGCGCACGGGTGAGGCGCCGGCCATCAGCCGTCCCAGTGCGGCGCCGTGCTCCACCCGTGCGGGAAAGGCGTCGGCGGCGGTGCGCCGGGCCAGCGGCCCGACCGGCAGCGGCACCCACGAGGCGACCAGCACCGCGTTGCCGAAGCGACGGCCGCGCAGCACGGCCGGCTCGGCGATCAGACACAGGTGCTCGAAGACATGGGAGAAGTTGGCGAGCTGACCGCGCAGGAAGGCGAAGGGCGCGCTGTCGGCGAGGTTGGCCGCGTAGAGACCGTCCGGACGCAGCGCGCGGGCCACCGCGCCCGCGTACTCCAGGGACGTCAGATGCGCCGGCACCCGCGATCCCCCGAAGACGTCCCCGACGATCACATCCGCGCCGGCCTCCGGCGCCGCCTCCAGGGCCGTACGGGCGTCCTCGGCTCGTACCGCTATGCCGGAGCCCTCGGGCAGCGGCAGGTGTTCGCCGACCAGGGCCAGCAGTCCGCGGTCGGCCTCGACGACGGTCTGGCGGGAGCCGGGGCGGGTGGCGGCGAGGTAGCGGGGCAGGGTCAGCGCGCCACCGCCCAGGTGCAGTGCGTCCAGGGGACGGCCGGGAGCGGCGGCCTCGTCCAGTACGTGTCCGAGCCGGCGCGCGTACTCGAACTCCAGGTGCTCGGGCGCGTCGAGGTCGACGTATGACTGGGGCGCGCCGTTGACGGTCAGCAGCCAGGCACGCGGACGGTCCACGTCCGGCAGGAGCTTGGCGGTGCCGTGGTCCACGGGCCGGGAGACCGGTATCGGCTCGGATGCTTCGTCCACCGGCTCATTGTGCCGGTACGTCCGGGCGCCGGACGCCGGTGCGGCACGGCGGCCGGACGCCGGCGCTCGAATCCGGTCACGGGGGTCCGTACGGGAGAGAGGACCGGTGGGAGTCCTCGTGTCACGTGATCACTGCGACCAGGCGCGTGCCGCCTCCACGAGGTGTGCGACTGCCTGCCGGCGTCCCGCCCGCGCGGCGTCCGCACGCTTGGCCGGATCCAGGACGTTCCGGCCGAAAGCGGCACGGGCCGCGCGGTCGGGCGTGAACACGCACACCCGGGCACCGCTCCGGGCCAGCCGTGCACCCTGGGACCGAGGTGTGGCCAAGGGGCCGCCGCCGGCCGCCATCGGCGCCAGGACCACGACCCGGTCGTACCCGGCGGCCAGATCGGCATTGGAGCTGGAGTGGACGCCGCCGTCGATCCACCACCGGTCGCCGATCCGTACCGGCGGCCAGATGCCGGGGACCGCGCAACTGGCCGCCACCGCATCCAGGAGTTCCACGCCGCTGCTGTCGTCGAAGGCCGTCCGCTCCCCTGTCTCCGCGTCCACCGCGGTGATCATCAGCCGCCGCCCCGTCGGCCAGTCGTGCGAGGCCAGCCGCTCGGCGACGGCGACCCGCGGCCCGGGTCCCGGGGCCGTACGGGCGGAGCGGGCGAGGCGGCCCATCCGCGCGCCGAAGTCCACGGCGTCGCGGGAGCGCAGGGCGATGACGGCGAACCGCGCCATCGCCGTCGGGCCCATCCGTACGGCGCTCTCCCCGGCGGGCGGCACGAGCTGGCGCTCGTACAGCTCTTCCGGTGTGAACTGCCCGGTCGTGATCTGGGCGCCGACGACCGAACCCGCCGAGGTCCCGATGACGGCGTCGGCGCCGCCGAGGCCGATCCCGGCCGCCGCGAATCCGGCGAGCATGCCGATCTCCCATCCGATGCCCGTGACTCCGCCGCCGCCCAGTACCAGTGCGGTCCCCGCCATCGCCGCCTCCTGCCCCTCGCCCGCCGTCCGCCGCCTGCCGTCCGTTCTTTCGCTTTTTCCGCCCGTCCATCAGGGCCGCCCCGTTCTCATACCCGCGCAC
Encoded proteins:
- a CDS encoding fused MFS/spermidine synthase; the protein is MDEASEPIPVSRPVDHGTAKLLPDVDRPRAWLLTVNGAPQSYVDLDAPEHLEFEYARRLGHVLDEAAAPGRPLDALHLGGGALTLPRYLAATRPGSRQTVVEADRGLLALVGEHLPLPEGSGIAVRAEDARTALEAAPEAGADVIVGDVFGGSRVPAHLTSLEYAGAVARALRPDGLYAANLADSAPFAFLRGQLANFSHVFEHLCLIAEPAVLRGRRFGNAVLVASWVPLPVGPLARRTAADAFPARVEHGAALGRLMAGASPVRDADAIPSPEPPDGAFSIG
- a CDS encoding patatin-like phospholipase family protein, with translation MAGTALVLGGGGVTGIGWEIGMLAGFAAAGIGLGGADAVIGTSAGSVVGAQITTGQFTPEELYERQLVPPAGESAVRMGPTAMARFAVIALRSRDAVDFGARMGRLARSARTAPGPGPRVAVAERLASHDWPTGRRLMITAVDAETGERTAFDDSSGVELLDAVAASCAVPGIWPPVRIGDRWWIDGGVHSSSNADLAAGYDRVVVLAPMAAGGGPLATPRSQGARLARSGARVCVFTPDRAARAAFGRNVLDPAKRADAARAGRRQAVAHLVEAARAWSQ